The Vibrio pomeroyi genome window below encodes:
- a CDS encoding DUF2059 domain-containing protein, whose translation MYRFFAILFLLVPLQLSAAQDNRQALIKELLQIMYVDSTLDAVYVQMDSMMAKMSKDLEVSESEQAIFDDYYQSMNELMKEEVSWQKLEPGIVTIYSNQFTEEELGAMIDFYKTEHGKSILKKMPTVTTESMIMTQSLMQQVLPKVQKLTTKLKQDLETHRGS comes from the coding sequence ATGTACAGATTTTTCGCAATTTTATTTCTACTCGTACCGCTGCAATTATCAGCGGCACAAGATAACAGGCAAGCCCTGATAAAAGAGCTTCTTCAGATCATGTATGTCGATTCCACGTTGGATGCGGTATACGTTCAAATGGATAGCATGATGGCTAAAATGTCTAAAGATCTAGAGGTTTCGGAGTCAGAACAAGCTATCTTTGATGATTACTATCAAAGTATGAACGAGTTGATGAAAGAGGAGGTCAGTTGGCAAAAGCTAGAGCCCGGAATTGTAACGATTTACAGCAATCAATTCACTGAAGAAGAGCTCGGTGCAATGATCGATTTCTACAAAACAGAACATGGAAAAAGTATTCTGAAAAAGATGCCAACCGTGACGACAGAGTCAATGATCATGACTCAGTCGTTAATGCAACAAGTCCTACCTAAAGTTCAAAAGTTAACGACCAAACTAAAACAAGACCTTGAAACCCATAGAGGTTCCTGA
- a CDS encoding AzlC family ABC transporter permease: protein MDNQKMDRRTQLWKGVLAGMPLSIAVIPWGILAGSYAIDAGLNQLQAQAMSAILFAGSAQLVAAGMFKAGIGLGTMLLTTLFITSRHFLYSVSMRDKISHLPARWRLLLGFWLTDELFAICSGQSQQEFNRWYAAGVGGGFYLVWNIASFVGIVAGSQIPSLNEIGLDFAVAATFIALVFPLIRTLPVVVCVVVSLVTSVAMSVNNVEGGLMIAAIAGILAGFFSESFQERHNGNKPIAGGK from the coding sequence ATGGATAATCAAAAGATGGATAGGCGCACTCAGTTATGGAAGGGCGTTTTAGCTGGAATGCCGCTGAGTATCGCCGTGATCCCTTGGGGGATTCTTGCGGGCTCATACGCGATAGACGCCGGATTGAATCAACTGCAAGCACAAGCGATGTCAGCAATTCTATTTGCTGGCTCGGCGCAACTGGTCGCCGCGGGTATGTTCAAAGCGGGCATTGGCCTTGGCACTATGTTGCTGACCACGCTGTTCATCACCTCAAGGCATTTTTTATACAGCGTATCGATGCGCGACAAAATCAGTCATCTTCCGGCTCGTTGGCGGTTATTGCTTGGTTTTTGGCTCACCGACGAACTGTTTGCGATATGCAGCGGGCAATCTCAGCAAGAGTTTAATCGTTGGTACGCAGCTGGTGTTGGCGGTGGTTTTTATCTGGTTTGGAACATAGCGAGTTTCGTTGGTATTGTCGCTGGAAGCCAAATTCCATCACTTAATGAAATTGGCCTCGACTTTGCGGTAGCCGCGACCTTTATCGCTTTGGTTTTTCCATTAATCAGAACTTTGCCCGTTGTCGTGTGTGTTGTGGTTTCACTGGTTACTTCGGTTGCTATGTCGGTGAACAACGTTGAAGGTGGGCTAATGATAGCAGCGATTGCTGGCATATTAGCCGGCTTTTTCAGTGAGTCGTTTCAAGAGCGACACAATGGCAACAAGCCCATCGCGGGGGGGAAATAG
- a CDS encoding glycosyltransferase family 4 protein: MKKVAFVAPTYPVLSETFIQTEVESVKACGHDVCVVTFKVEQSEKSFDYDIVKIGKDVRLGKIASINWFGFIKALSFVSKQNSMPKKSLFAYGFKLALQLAERDIDHVHAHFCQHTTAHAIVAAKLLNITCSFVAHGHDVYEFAYDIEQKISSSDFVVAVCKDMLNDFNSMAKGNVKLLHCGVNTKQFKLQPKNDTKLLRLIFLGRLVEQKGVHHLIDALAPIAQPLNIHLDIIGTGDLESQLKMQVEHQELTRNVTFHGAQTHEWVKKNLPNYDSLVAPFCFSETGCVDTGPLVLKEAMAVGVPVITTNIMGCKEIVTPETGFLVNEKSVDELRETIERFAQLSSDERAEMGMRARARVETKFNSLKQAQQLSNWIENPA, translated from the coding sequence ATGAAGAAAGTAGCATTTGTAGCGCCAACCTACCCAGTACTCAGTGAGACATTCATTCAAACAGAAGTCGAGTCTGTGAAAGCTTGTGGGCATGATGTCTGTGTCGTGACATTCAAGGTTGAACAGAGTGAAAAGTCGTTCGATTACGACATTGTCAAAATAGGTAAAGATGTTCGTTTGGGTAAAATAGCCAGCATCAACTGGTTTGGATTTATCAAAGCACTATCATTCGTTTCAAAGCAAAACAGCATGCCGAAGAAGTCACTGTTTGCATACGGGTTTAAACTCGCACTGCAATTGGCGGAGAGAGACATAGACCACGTTCATGCACACTTCTGTCAGCATACCACTGCACACGCCATTGTCGCTGCCAAACTGCTCAACATTACTTGCTCGTTTGTCGCCCACGGACACGATGTCTATGAATTCGCCTACGACATCGAACAAAAGATCTCTTCGAGTGATTTCGTGGTTGCCGTTTGTAAAGACATGCTCAACGACTTCAATAGCATGGCTAAAGGGAATGTGAAGCTGCTCCACTGTGGTGTGAACACCAAGCAGTTTAAGCTACAACCTAAAAACGACACTAAACTCCTGCGCCTAATTTTTCTCGGTCGCCTGGTTGAACAAAAAGGCGTTCATCACTTGATCGATGCTCTAGCTCCCATCGCACAACCGCTCAACATTCATTTGGACATCATCGGAACTGGCGACTTAGAATCTCAACTCAAGATGCAAGTAGAGCATCAGGAACTTACCCGAAACGTGACTTTCCATGGTGCACAAACCCATGAGTGGGTGAAGAAGAACTTACCTAACTACGACAGCTTAGTGGCGCCTTTCTGTTTTTCAGAAACAGGCTGTGTCGATACCGGGCCCTTAGTTCTGAAAGAAGCGATGGCCGTTGGTGTTCCCGTTATCACCACAAACATCATGGGTTGCAAAGAGATTGTCACCCCAGAGACTGGCTTTTTAGTGAATGAGAAAAGTGTTGATGAGTTAAGAGAAACTATTGAGCGTTTTGCTCAATTAAGCAGTGATGAAAGAGCAGAAATGGGGATGAGAGCCAGAGCACGAGTTGAGACTAAGTTTAACTCTCTCAAGCAAGCCCAGCAGCTATCTAACTGGATAGAGAACCCCGCTTAG
- a CDS encoding glycosyltransferase family 4 protein, producing MKVTVLGTRGIPDVLGGVETHCQHLYPLIVKQGFEVEVIARSPYVAYKTRSYKGVEAKALWAPKKTSLEAIVHSTIAAFSTLTDGSNVVHVHAIGPGLVVPLLRLIGKKVVFTHHGPDYQREKWGKLAKIVLKLGERFAVKYANEVIVISEVINDLIKQSYQRDDAHLIYNGVNPAKSLPVDVVSSILERYQLSARGYIVAVGRFVEEKGFHDLLQAYAKSKLDMPLVLIGDSDHESEYSRSLKQAAKDTPGVILTGFLKGEELQVVFSQAKLFVMPSYHEGLPIALLEAMSYSLPVVVSDIAPNSEVGLESDCYYPVKNIDELSQAIKKRSVMPLQDYQHFLERYDWHKIADQTVDVYNNMLGSKRD from the coding sequence ATGAAAGTAACCGTACTAGGGACGCGTGGTATTCCTGATGTATTAGGAGGAGTCGAAACTCACTGTCAGCACCTTTACCCTCTTATTGTTAAGCAAGGATTTGAGGTAGAGGTTATCGCTCGTTCTCCTTATGTCGCTTATAAAACGAGGAGTTATAAAGGGGTCGAGGCCAAAGCACTGTGGGCTCCGAAAAAGACATCGCTAGAAGCTATCGTTCACTCGACTATTGCGGCATTTTCTACCTTAACGGATGGCTCGAATGTGGTGCATGTTCATGCGATCGGCCCTGGGTTAGTCGTGCCACTGTTACGTTTGATTGGAAAGAAAGTGGTATTCACCCATCATGGTCCAGATTATCAGCGTGAGAAATGGGGGAAGCTAGCAAAGATTGTTTTGAAGCTCGGTGAGCGTTTTGCCGTTAAATATGCCAATGAAGTCATTGTCATATCAGAGGTGATTAATGACCTTATTAAGCAATCTTATCAAAGAGATGATGCACATCTTATTTATAATGGAGTTAACCCGGCTAAGTCTCTGCCTGTTGATGTCGTATCATCTATATTAGAGCGCTACCAGTTAAGTGCGCGAGGATATATTGTCGCGGTAGGACGTTTTGTTGAAGAAAAAGGCTTCCATGATCTTCTTCAAGCCTACGCAAAATCCAAGCTTGATATGCCGCTCGTACTAATTGGAGATTCCGATCATGAAAGTGAATACAGTCGCTCATTAAAACAAGCAGCGAAAGACACCCCAGGCGTGATACTGACCGGTTTTCTCAAAGGGGAGGAACTACAAGTTGTATTTTCTCAAGCTAAGTTATTCGTAATGCCTTCTTATCATGAAGGGCTGCCTATTGCACTGCTAGAAGCGATGTCATATTCCTTACCAGTGGTGGTTAGCGATATTGCGCCAAACAGTGAGGTTGGACTTGAATCTGATTGCTATTACCCAGTCAAAAATATAGATGAATTATCACAGGCAATAAAGAAAAGGAGTGTGATGCCTCTACAAGACTATCAGCACTTTTTAGAACGATATGACTGGCATAAAATCGCTGATCAAACGGTGGATGTTTACAATAACATGTTGGGAAGCAAGCGTGACTAA
- a CDS encoding glycosyltransferase, whose protein sequence is MAKVSIIIPTYNCLDYLPKAIGSVLNQTHQDVELIIIDDNSNDGTSTYLATIHDERIIKLSTLGVGAPQARNLGIEKAAGEYIAFLDADDFWFPEKIERQLEFHQRYPDMAMSFTNYEHLTEDYEVIVDCFSYWSQFQNREEQFINIDNPLEFIIENNVIGTSTVMVKADVFSQTDSFNADIKYGEDWELWLRMSENHQIGVLNSVEVGYLMRATSVTQTEDLKLRNLASIETILQRYQNNNQRWNVPQSSFKVAKARILEGYADYYRGLQQNRQAILYSFRSLVMAPQKRTLRHLIGDCKSFLKPAW, encoded by the coding sequence ATGGCTAAAGTAAGTATCATTATTCCTACCTACAACTGTTTAGACTATCTACCGAAAGCGATCGGTAGTGTACTTAACCAGACCCATCAAGACGTCGAACTGATCATTATTGACGACAACAGCAACGATGGGACATCGACCTATCTTGCGACGATACATGACGAACGCATTATTAAGTTGTCTACCTTGGGTGTTGGCGCACCTCAAGCTAGAAACCTTGGTATTGAGAAAGCGGCCGGAGAATACATCGCATTTTTAGATGCGGACGATTTTTGGTTCCCTGAAAAAATTGAGCGCCAACTCGAATTCCACCAACGATACCCTGACATGGCGATGAGTTTTACTAACTACGAGCACCTAACAGAAGACTATGAAGTCATTGTTGATTGCTTTAGTTATTGGTCGCAATTTCAAAATCGAGAAGAGCAGTTCATCAACATCGATAACCCATTAGAGTTCATCATTGAAAACAACGTGATTGGTACGTCGACCGTCATGGTGAAAGCCGATGTGTTTTCTCAAACCGATAGCTTTAATGCAGACATCAAGTATGGCGAAGATTGGGAGTTGTGGCTTCGAATGAGTGAAAATCACCAGATTGGTGTGTTGAACTCTGTGGAGGTGGGCTACTTAATGAGAGCAACATCAGTGACTCAAACTGAAGACCTCAAGCTCAGAAACCTAGCTTCTATAGAGACCATTCTTCAGCGTTATCAAAACAACAACCAGCGTTGGAATGTACCTCAGTCTAGTTTTAAAGTTGCAAAGGCGAGAATATTAGAGGGCTATGCAGACTATTATCGAGGCTTACAACAGAACAGACAGGCTATTCTCTACAGCTTCCGTTCTTTAGTAATGGCCCCTCAAAAACGTACATTGCGACATTTGATAGGCGACTGTAAGAGTTTCCTAAAGCCGGCTTGGTAA
- a CDS encoding AzlD domain-containing protein: protein MIWLTILLMTAIVFFSRYLFLEPAIPLRLNQTARRLLRYSSPAVLTAIWGPIVFAPEQTFWPSLENPYLIGAVVTGLLIWKTGNVLLTIGISMAVFLFYNLVAVDYLFH from the coding sequence ATGATTTGGTTAACGATATTACTCATGACGGCAATTGTGTTCTTTAGCCGGTATCTGTTTCTTGAGCCTGCCATTCCACTTCGACTCAACCAAACCGCTCGACGTCTATTGCGTTATTCAAGTCCAGCGGTACTGACTGCGATCTGGGGGCCGATAGTGTTTGCTCCAGAGCAGACATTTTGGCCAAGTCTCGAGAACCCTTACTTGATTGGCGCGGTGGTGACAGGTCTGTTGATATGGAAAACGGGTAATGTGTTACTAACGATCGGTATCAGCATGGCGGTGTTCTTGTTCTACAATCTTGTCGCGGTTGATTATCTTTTTCATTAA
- a CDS encoding glycosyltransferase family 4 protein, which yields MKVLVVNKFFFLKGGAETVFFQEREMLMDRGFSVIDFSMAHNDNLASDYSASFVDNVDYHANATLLSALKTAMRFVHNAEACEKLSELITTEQPDIVHFHNIYHQLTPSIIKVAKQAGCKTVLTAHDTKIACPSYTMYRDGHTCEACLQGSVFNALRYRCQQGSWFKSGLLVVEALYQSLAQNYQSLDMIVSPSQFLANIIRRKLPNNRIEVIVNGIDENVDQQDVADHRYFLYLGRLSQEKGVATMVAAYELSNQSIPLKIAGTGPLADSLSGKQSKVEWLGFKMGPDLQLLIKQASAVIVPSECYENCSMSVLEAMSYGKPIIGANIGGIPEQVRDGKEGRLFEAGNAHDLASVMDEFAIRPELTKYYGEQARQRLESRYSLRAHHQQLVDLYQNLLGEQS from the coding sequence ATGAAAGTATTGGTGGTGAATAAGTTTTTTTTCTTAAAGGGGGGCGCTGAAACGGTCTTTTTTCAAGAAAGAGAAATGTTGATGGATCGAGGGTTTTCGGTTATCGACTTTTCAATGGCTCACAATGACAACTTGGCATCTGATTACAGTGCTAGTTTCGTCGATAATGTGGATTATCACGCCAATGCTACTTTACTCAGCGCGTTGAAAACGGCAATGCGGTTTGTACATAACGCAGAAGCGTGTGAAAAGCTTTCTGAGTTGATTACTACTGAGCAACCCGATATCGTTCACTTTCACAACATTTATCACCAGCTGACTCCCTCAATTATCAAGGTTGCTAAGCAAGCCGGATGTAAAACGGTGCTCACCGCTCATGATACTAAAATAGCCTGTCCTAGTTATACCATGTATCGTGATGGACACACCTGTGAAGCGTGTTTACAAGGAAGTGTTTTTAACGCTTTAAGATATCGCTGCCAACAAGGATCATGGTTTAAAAGTGGCTTGCTTGTTGTGGAGGCGTTGTATCAATCGCTTGCTCAGAACTATCAATCACTGGATATGATAGTTTCACCTAGTCAGTTTTTAGCCAATATCATTCGTCGTAAGCTCCCTAATAATAGAATTGAGGTCATAGTGAATGGCATTGACGAGAACGTTGATCAGCAAGATGTGGCAGATCATCGATATTTTTTATATTTAGGGCGGTTGAGTCAGGAAAAAGGCGTGGCGACAATGGTAGCGGCTTACGAGTTGTCTAACCAATCGATACCATTAAAAATAGCCGGTACAGGACCACTTGCAGACTCCCTATCAGGGAAACAGAGTAAGGTCGAGTGGCTAGGTTTTAAAATGGGGCCGGATTTACAATTACTCATAAAACAAGCTAGTGCAGTTATTGTCCCTTCGGAATGCTATGAAAACTGTTCTATGTCAGTGCTTGAAGCTATGTCGTACGGGAAGCCTATTATCGGCGCAAATATTGGAGGTATCCCCGAGCAAGTTCGTGATGGAAAAGAGGGACGTTTATTTGAAGCGGGTAATGCTCATGATCTTGCCAGTGTGATGGATGAGTTTGCGATAAGGCCAGAGCTTACAAAGTACTATGGTGAACAAGCAAGACAACGCTTAGAGTCGCGCTATTCCTTGAGAGCACATCATCAGCAGTTGGTCGATTTGTATCAAAATTTATTGGGTGAGCAATCATGA
- a CDS encoding ribonuclease H family protein has translation MAKKYYVVWKGRTPGIFTTWNECKAQVDGFAGARYKSFPTLGEAESAFGGKASSASQSNSGAKPAFAKPRTATKAKVPPLSQQQITDMPFDIKIFTDGACEPNPGEAGTGLAVYLKNNLTELWYGLYQPMGTNNTAELQGLEQAFILAKEKLKAGLSVAIYSDSKYSIDCITKWASGWEKKGWTKSGGEIKNLDIIKSAYALYQELAPQITIYHVNGHVGIEGNELADRMSIVAISSKEQGLSRYTETDDLAEILALRAG, from the coding sequence TTGGCTAAGAAATATTATGTGGTTTGGAAAGGTCGCACACCGGGTATTTTTACCACTTGGAACGAGTGTAAAGCTCAGGTCGATGGTTTTGCAGGCGCGAGATATAAATCGTTTCCAACATTAGGTGAAGCTGAGTCTGCTTTCGGTGGTAAAGCGTCTTCTGCATCTCAGTCGAATTCAGGTGCTAAGCCGGCATTTGCGAAGCCACGTACAGCCACTAAAGCGAAGGTTCCGCCTCTTTCTCAGCAGCAAATTACTGACATGCCTTTTGACATCAAAATCTTTACTGATGGTGCTTGTGAGCCTAACCCAGGCGAAGCGGGAACGGGTTTAGCGGTTTATTTGAAGAATAATCTGACTGAACTTTGGTATGGCTTGTACCAACCGATGGGGACTAACAATACTGCTGAGCTACAAGGTTTAGAACAGGCCTTTATTCTCGCGAAAGAGAAGCTGAAAGCTGGGCTGTCTGTTGCGATTTATAGCGACTCAAAATATTCGATAGACTGCATCACTAAGTGGGCATCAGGCTGGGAGAAAAAAGGTTGGACGAAGTCTGGCGGTGAGATAAAAAACCTCGATATCATTAAATCTGCTTATGCACTTTATCAAGAGCTTGCTCCTCAAATCACTATTTATCACGTAAATGGTCACGTCGGCATTGAGGGCAATGAGCTTGCTGACCGCATGTCTATTGTGGCGATCTCTTCGAAAGAGCAAGGTTTGAGCCGTTATACCGAAACGGACGATCTTGCAGAGATCTTAGCGCTACGTGCAGGTTAA
- a CDS encoding oligosaccharide flippase family protein yields MGSLKQSAYYAIGILMMKGISLVMIPYITHKMTLAEYGSLEAIVLLADIGTILFSFGIVESMYRYVGVAEGDEKRKLISNCFTLSLVVCVLGGVLIALSMPLLLLMLPVEFKPYQIVLLLIPTMLDGAISIPLTLMRMNAMAKRFCQLNVLKAGVQAIMTFVLLEAGYGIDGVLISAAASSLLLMLCLVSYQWQQMGSLGCFQYSAKILKFGLPTLVGGASIYMITGLDRWVMASLVGVEELAIYAVSGKFALILGLLLQPYALWWFPNRVAMLQKPDGSKMCADRALIGVNLAIVLGGLMILTVPGFISLILPSSYHQAGVIVVALLAIAVIKSAGDYLNLGCFSGDSSQSQMWIQGGCAILAAIGYFTITPIYGVWGVIAVLCAIYTLRLLLLYFVSQSMEHLPYDHRRWITAISIAIVAIVCDRVLGLMLVDVHDFVLGAVVALITLVAFVKYSVIVIPQALLDKLTPGKQSHAN; encoded by the coding sequence ATGGGTTCATTAAAACAGTCAGCTTATTACGCTATTGGCATATTGATGATGAAAGGGATCTCATTGGTGATGATCCCTTACATTACTCATAAAATGACGTTGGCAGAATATGGATCATTAGAAGCGATCGTATTACTGGCGGACATCGGTACGATCCTGTTTAGTTTCGGTATTGTTGAATCGATGTATCGTTACGTTGGCGTCGCTGAAGGCGATGAAAAGCGCAAGCTGATATCTAACTGCTTTACGCTCAGTTTAGTGGTGTGTGTACTTGGCGGCGTGCTCATCGCGCTCAGCATGCCTCTGTTGCTACTGATGTTGCCTGTCGAGTTCAAACCTTATCAGATCGTTCTTCTACTCATTCCTACGATGCTTGACGGGGCAATATCCATCCCGCTTACTTTGATGCGCATGAACGCAATGGCGAAACGTTTCTGCCAACTCAACGTATTGAAAGCCGGTGTTCAGGCGATTATGACGTTTGTCTTGCTTGAAGCGGGTTATGGCATTGATGGCGTGCTGATTTCTGCCGCTGCTTCTAGTCTGCTATTGATGCTTTGTCTGGTGAGTTATCAGTGGCAGCAGATGGGCAGTTTAGGTTGTTTTCAATATTCAGCGAAGATCTTGAAGTTTGGGTTACCAACTTTGGTTGGAGGGGCATCCATTTACATGATCACTGGGCTAGATCGCTGGGTGATGGCAAGTTTGGTTGGAGTAGAGGAGCTGGCCATTTATGCGGTTAGTGGTAAGTTTGCGTTAATTCTAGGCTTGCTGCTGCAACCTTACGCGCTTTGGTGGTTTCCAAACCGAGTCGCCATGCTTCAGAAACCTGACGGCAGCAAAATGTGTGCAGACAGAGCGTTAATCGGAGTTAACCTAGCCATAGTGTTAGGAGGCTTGATGATCTTAACTGTTCCGGGCTTCATTTCTCTTATCTTACCAAGCAGCTATCATCAGGCTGGGGTGATAGTGGTCGCATTGTTGGCCATCGCTGTGATTAAAAGTGCGGGCGACTACCTCAACTTAGGCTGCTTCAGCGGTGACTCAAGTCAATCTCAGATGTGGATCCAAGGCGGTTGTGCGATATTGGCAGCAATTGGTTATTTTACCATTACCCCAATATACGGAGTGTGGGGCGTGATTGCCGTTCTGTGTGCTATTTATACTTTGAGGCTACTGCTTCTGTATTTTGTTAGCCAATCGATGGAGCATTTGCCTTATGATCATCGCAGATGGATAACTGCAATCAGCATCGCCATTGTTGCTATTGTTTGTGACCGTGTTCTAGGGCTGATGCTGGTCGATGTCCATGATTTTGTTTTAGGAGCCGTTGTCGCATTGATTACGTTGGTGGCCTTTGTGAAATATTCGGTGATCGTTATTCCTCAGGCTCTTCTTGATAAACTGACACCGGGAAAACAGTCACACGCCAACTAA
- a CDS encoding DUF4832 domain-containing protein, with amino-acid sequence MKKVINWQCSWLYLLSLVFFVTSYAYADEVGDKVTSITALNTPISNPGMGVETFHDGWGTVLTLEQYPVSGMGYYRYYWSELEPSEGEYNFSLIDDLLEQNAKQSKRVALRFMALDEPFSGTKIPQWLIDKGIEGQWVENGKTFVADLDDPTYLYYVEKLLNAFGQRYDNDSRLAQIDIGMVGSWGEWHNSNFPELEPLLSKYSYQQLNKFVDLHFSAFPNTAKLMLISGGDSLVYAIEKGAGWRADCWGDWHNFGPTWSHMNDDYPYRIQQANSQTPMFDTAWQRQPVSFEVCGDMHGWLATQQYTRAQVAASLDWAISQHASSLNLKSKPIPEQYRDLLDNALLKIGYRFRVDTIRHSAYLSTGENLSLEAHIFNDGVAPTYQPYYAYYRLVNSNDQVVSFAKDSTSSEAWLPGDYKSIANFSLPTDLNVGHYYIEIAVSESRDSKPLNLANIGKQLDGWYRLSEVIIEE; translated from the coding sequence GTGAAAAAAGTCATTAACTGGCAGTGCTCATGGCTATACCTATTATCGTTAGTATTCTTTGTTACCTCATACGCCTATGCTGACGAAGTAGGGGATAAAGTGACGTCAATCACGGCACTCAATACACCTATCTCTAATCCAGGTATGGGGGTTGAAACGTTTCACGACGGGTGGGGTACCGTACTAACTCTTGAGCAATATCCTGTCTCGGGAATGGGATACTACCGGTATTATTGGAGTGAACTTGAGCCAAGCGAAGGTGAATACAACTTTTCTCTCATTGATGACTTGCTTGAACAGAATGCCAAGCAATCAAAGCGAGTAGCTTTGCGTTTTATGGCACTTGATGAACCATTCTCAGGAACAAAAATTCCACAATGGCTCATCGATAAAGGCATCGAAGGGCAGTGGGTTGAAAATGGAAAAACTTTCGTAGCCGATCTCGATGACCCAACTTATTTATACTATGTAGAAAAATTACTTAATGCTTTTGGGCAACGTTACGATAATGACTCGCGGCTTGCTCAGATTGACATTGGTATGGTGGGTTCTTGGGGAGAGTGGCATAACAGCAACTTTCCGGAGCTTGAGCCACTACTTAGTAAGTATTCATATCAGCAGTTAAATAAGTTCGTTGATCTGCATTTTTCAGCGTTTCCAAATACTGCAAAATTAATGCTTATTAGTGGGGGAGATTCTCTCGTATACGCAATTGAAAAAGGTGCCGGATGGCGTGCCGATTGCTGGGGTGATTGGCATAATTTTGGCCCTACTTGGAGTCATATGAACGATGACTACCCGTATCGAATTCAACAAGCTAACTCGCAAACACCAATGTTTGATACGGCTTGGCAGCGCCAGCCGGTTAGTTTTGAAGTCTGTGGTGACATGCATGGTTGGCTAGCCACACAACAATACACAAGAGCTCAAGTGGCTGCCTCATTAGATTGGGCGATTAGTCAGCATGCAAGTAGCCTAAACTTGAAATCGAAGCCGATTCCCGAGCAGTATCGCGATTTGTTAGATAATGCTTTGTTAAAAATTGGGTATCGCTTTCGAGTTGATACGATTCGTCATTCAGCTTACCTGTCGACGGGGGAAAACCTTTCCCTGGAAGCTCATATTTTTAACGATGGCGTGGCACCAACATACCAACCTTATTATGCGTATTATCGGTTAGTAAACAGCAACGATCAGGTGGTTTCGTTTGCAAAAGATAGTACAAGTAGCGAAGCTTGGCTCCCTGGAGATTATAAATCTATTGCGAACTTCTCATTGCCGACAGACCTAAATGTCGGTCATTATTATATCGAAATAGCAGTGAGTGAAAGTCGTGACAGTAAGCCTTTGAATTTGGCAAATATAGGGAAACAGCTTGATGGTTGGTATCGGCTAAGTGAAGTGATCATTGAAGAGTAA
- a CDS encoding AraC family transcriptional regulator, with translation MENKKRSKEKAEYKITEELGGLEILNAEYEKQNFSRHSHEGYTLGVIEQGAQRFYRTGGHHIAPQDAIILVNADEVHSGHSATEGGWAYRAMYPLPEQLAKITQELNLPNYGAPYFPRAVVEDPELANQLRLVFNAIDESDNRLLRETLMYGMLVKLISRHGKSSLKPQLDGKTQRQLVLVKEFLDDFPQADVSLEELSKLAALSPFHLVRSFQKEFGLPPHAYQIQSRLRLSRKLLKQGHTISDTAQECGFHDQSHFHRHFKKANGYTPGQYIKML, from the coding sequence ATGGAGAACAAGAAACGTTCTAAAGAAAAGGCCGAATATAAGATCACAGAAGAACTCGGTGGCCTTGAAATCCTGAATGCTGAATACGAAAAGCAGAACTTCTCACGCCATAGTCACGAGGGCTACACACTTGGTGTTATCGAGCAGGGTGCTCAACGTTTCTATCGAACGGGCGGGCATCATATCGCACCACAAGATGCCATTATTCTGGTCAATGCTGACGAAGTTCATAGCGGACACTCTGCCACTGAAGGTGGTTGGGCGTATCGCGCAATGTATCCACTTCCTGAGCAACTCGCCAAAATCACTCAAGAGCTTAACTTACCCAATTACGGGGCACCTTACTTCCCTAGAGCGGTGGTTGAAGATCCTGAACTCGCTAATCAGTTAAGGCTGGTGTTCAACGCGATTGATGAATCAGACAATCGTCTGTTACGCGAAACCTTGATGTACGGAATGTTGGTTAAGCTGATTAGTCGACATGGGAAATCAAGCCTTAAACCTCAACTGGACGGAAAAACTCAGCGTCAGCTTGTTCTGGTGAAAGAGTTTTTGGATGATTTTCCGCAGGCCGATGTCTCTCTGGAAGAACTCTCTAAACTGGCCGCCTTAAGTCCGTTTCATTTGGTGCGCTCTTTCCAAAAAGAGTTTGGTCTTCCGCCACATGCGTATCAGATTCAGTCTCGGTTGAGGCTTTCTCGCAAGTTATTGAAGCAAGGGCATACCATTTCAGATACCGCTCAAGAGTGTGGTTTTCACGACCAAAGCCATTTTCATCGACACTTTAAAAAAGCCAATGGCTACACGCCGGGGCAATACATCAAAATGCTCTAA